The following proteins come from a genomic window of Nothobranchius furzeri strain GRZ-AD chromosome 1, NfurGRZ-RIMD1, whole genome shotgun sequence:
- the LOC107387638 gene encoding tRNA (adenine(58)-N(1))-methyltransferase, mitochondrial isoform X2, whose protein sequence is MAALLHRLLTAFCQTHDRKILVKLTKRTHFRSSPSTSVRSGDQDGCDAHQQTSGQALLSRRRRWLSPLDRISSLLPPDVLGPEVMQLRQEQDGEATIHQEPDEEHLEETKAPSSQEKGQRSPTLPGESVLTFGELLMAEHRKKQVHFRKMFQLQSGARLQSSWGVIPHNELAGRPAGRFLKTNTGVPIFFHRPSLEDYVLNMKRGPVIAYPKDAAAMLLMMDVTEGDCVLESGSGSGALALFLSRAVGSRGSVLSVELREDHHTRAVLNYERWRTSWALRRGHEWPDNVDFHISDLCSASALLAGRGFHSVALDLINPHLVLATVLPHLLPGGVCAVYLANVTQVIDLLEGLRCAALPLLCERIVEVPVRDWVVAPALQKDRHFCTRKAPDPDGNLRQEAKALDQADSDDDDLSPAFGSVPYIARPHPEQMSHTAFLVKLRKCVR, encoded by the exons ATGGCCGCGCTTCTGCACCGACTGCTGACCGCTTTCTGTCAGACCCACGACAGGAAGATTCTAGTCAAACTTACCAAAAGGACTCACTTCCGGTCTTCTCCCTCCACCTCCGTGAGGTCAGGTGATCAGGATGGGTGTGACGCTCATCAGCAGACATCCGGACAGGCGCTGCTGTCCAGGAGAAGACGGTGGCTGTCCCCGCTGGACAGGATCAGCAGCCTGCTGCCTCCGGATGTTCTGGGTCCAGAGGTGATGCAGCTGCGACAGGAGCAGGATGGAGAAGCAACCATCCACCAGGAGCCTGACGAGGAACATCTGGAGGAGACAAAAGCTCCATCATCTCAAgagaaaggtcagaggtcaccgaCTCTTCCAGGGGAGAGCGTGCTGACTTTTGGGGAGCTTCTCATGGCCGAGCACAGAAAGAAGCAAGTGCATTTCAGGAAGATGTTCCAGCTTCAGTCGGGGGCTCGCCTTCAGAGCAGCTGGGGCGTCATCCCTCACAACGAGCTGGCTGGGCGCCCTGCAGGACGCTTCCTGAAGACAAACACGGGCGTCCCCATCTTCTTCCACAGGCCCAGCCTGGAGGACTATGTCCTGAACATGAAGAGGGGGCCTGTCATCGCATATCCAAAG GATGCAGCCGCCATGCTGCTGATGATGGATGTGACGGAGGGGGACTGTGTGCTGGAGTCGGGCTCCGGGTCAGGGGCCTTGGCCCTGTTCCTGTCCCGAGCAG TGGGCTCTAGGGGCAGCGTCCTGAGCGTGGAGCTCAGGGAGGATCACCACACGAGAGCCGTGCTGAACTACGAGCGCTGGAGGACCTCCTGGGCTCTGCGACGAGGTCACGAGTGGCCCGACAACGTTGACTTCCACATCTCTGATCTCTGCTCCGCCTCAGCGCTCCTCGCTGGGCGGGGCTTTCACTCG GTTGCCCTGGACCTGATCAACCCCCACCTGGTTCTAGCCACCGTGCTCCCACACCTGCTTCCTGGAGGGGTCTGTGCTGTCTACCTCGCCAA CGTCACACAGGTCATCGACCTGCTGGAGGGTCTCCGCTGCGCCGCCCTGCCGTTGCTGTGCGAACGCATCGTAGAGGTTCCGGTCCGGGACTGGGTGGTGGCTCCGGCGCTGCAGAAGGACCGGCATTTCTGCACCCGGAAAGCCCCGGACCCGGATGGGAATCTGAGGCAGGAAGCCAAGGCTCTGGACCAAGCCGACTCAG ATGACGATGACCTCAGCCCGGCCTTCGGGAGCGTTCCCTACATCGCCAGACCTCATCCTGAACAAATGAGTCACACAG CATTCCTGGTGAAACTGAGGAAGTGTGTGCGGTAG
- the LOC107387638 gene encoding tRNA (adenine(58)-N(1))-methyltransferase, mitochondrial isoform X1 codes for MAALLHRLLTAFCQTHDRKILVKLTKRTHFRSSPSTSVRSGDQDGCDAHQQTSGQALLSRRRRWLSPLDRISSLLPPDVLGPEVMQLRQEQDGEATIHQEPDEEHLEETKAPSSQEKGQRSPTLPGESVLTFGELLMAEHRKKQVHFRKMFQLQSGARLQSSWGVIPHNELAGRPAGRFLKTNTGVPIFFHRPSLEDYVLNMKRGPVIAYPKDAAAMLLMMDVTEGDCVLESGSGSGALALFLSRAVGSRGSVLSVELREDHHTRAVLNYERWRTSWALRRGHEWPDNVDFHISDLCSASALLAGRGFHSVALDLINPHLVLATVLPHLLPGGVCAVYLAKSADFSPPACCSVTQVIDLLEGLRCAALPLLCERIVEVPVRDWVVAPALQKDRHFCTRKAPDPDGNLRQEAKALDQADSDDDDLSPAFGSVPYIARPHPEQMSHTAFLVKLRKCVR; via the exons ATGGCCGCGCTTCTGCACCGACTGCTGACCGCTTTCTGTCAGACCCACGACAGGAAGATTCTAGTCAAACTTACCAAAAGGACTCACTTCCGGTCTTCTCCCTCCACCTCCGTGAGGTCAGGTGATCAGGATGGGTGTGACGCTCATCAGCAGACATCCGGACAGGCGCTGCTGTCCAGGAGAAGACGGTGGCTGTCCCCGCTGGACAGGATCAGCAGCCTGCTGCCTCCGGATGTTCTGGGTCCAGAGGTGATGCAGCTGCGACAGGAGCAGGATGGAGAAGCAACCATCCACCAGGAGCCTGACGAGGAACATCTGGAGGAGACAAAAGCTCCATCATCTCAAgagaaaggtcagaggtcaccgaCTCTTCCAGGGGAGAGCGTGCTGACTTTTGGGGAGCTTCTCATGGCCGAGCACAGAAAGAAGCAAGTGCATTTCAGGAAGATGTTCCAGCTTCAGTCGGGGGCTCGCCTTCAGAGCAGCTGGGGCGTCATCCCTCACAACGAGCTGGCTGGGCGCCCTGCAGGACGCTTCCTGAAGACAAACACGGGCGTCCCCATCTTCTTCCACAGGCCCAGCCTGGAGGACTATGTCCTGAACATGAAGAGGGGGCCTGTCATCGCATATCCAAAG GATGCAGCCGCCATGCTGCTGATGATGGATGTGACGGAGGGGGACTGTGTGCTGGAGTCGGGCTCCGGGTCAGGGGCCTTGGCCCTGTTCCTGTCCCGAGCAG TGGGCTCTAGGGGCAGCGTCCTGAGCGTGGAGCTCAGGGAGGATCACCACACGAGAGCCGTGCTGAACTACGAGCGCTGGAGGACCTCCTGGGCTCTGCGACGAGGTCACGAGTGGCCCGACAACGTTGACTTCCACATCTCTGATCTCTGCTCCGCCTCAGCGCTCCTCGCTGGGCGGGGCTTTCACTCG GTTGCCCTGGACCTGATCAACCCCCACCTGGTTCTAGCCACCGTGCTCCCACACCTGCTTCCTGGAGGGGTCTGTGCTGTCTACCTCGCCAA ATCAGCTGATTTCTCACCGCCGGCCTGTTGTAGCGTCACACAGGTCATCGACCTGCTGGAGGGTCTCCGCTGCGCCGCCCTGCCGTTGCTGTGCGAACGCATCGTAGAGGTTCCGGTCCGGGACTGGGTGGTGGCTCCGGCGCTGCAGAAGGACCGGCATTTCTGCACCCGGAAAGCCCCGGACCCGGATGGGAATCTGAGGCAGGAAGCCAAGGCTCTGGACCAAGCCGACTCAG ATGACGATGACCTCAGCCCGGCCTTCGGGAGCGTTCCCTACATCGCCAGACCTCATCCTGAACAAATGAGTCACACAG CATTCCTGGTGAAACTGAGGAAGTGTGTGCGGTAG